The sequence TTGGGACCTTATCGCTGTCGACGTTAACCAGCCCGAATTGACAGGAGAAGCAATCAACAATGCCGTCGCAAAAGGTATTCCTGTTGCTGTATTCGGAACTTCAGACGTACCGAACTGTGACCGTGCATTCTTTGTAGGAAATACTGACCCGTATGGTGATGGCTGTGCCCTTGCAAAAGCAGTTTGTGAAAAGATGGGTGGCAAAGGTCAGATTGCAATTCTGGCAGGTACTATAGGAGCTTTGGCTCACGAAGAAAGATTGCGTGGATTTAAGGATACAATTGCAAAATATCCTGATATAGAAATCGTTGACGAGCAGCGCGACAACGACGAAGTTGAAAAGGCAATCAGTATTACAGAATCCTGGCTCCAGGCTTATCCTAACCTGGGAGGTATTCTCTGCAACAACATGTCCAACCCGGTTGGTGCATGCCAGGCTGTAGCAGATGCCGGTAAATCAGGCAAGATCGTTATCGGCGGTATGGACCATGACCTTCGTGCTTTGAATGCTCTGAAAGATGGTACTTTGTATGTGGCACAAGTTCAGAACTGCTATGACATGGGTTACAAACTTATCTACAATGCAATAAAGACGATTGACGGTGAAAAAGTTGAAGAGTCAACAGCAGTAGGTTCCACTTCAGTGTATGCACAAGACGCAGATAAATTCATCAATATGTTATATGGAGAGGCAAATTAACATGTACGAATATGTTGTTGAGATGAAAGGTATCTCGAAATCCTTTCCCGGCACAAAGGCGCTGGACGATGTTGCATTGCAGCTGAAGAAGGGTGAAATTCACGCCCTTGTCGGTGAAAACGGAGCGGGAAAAAGCACTTTGATGAATATTCTGACTGGACAGATTTCAATGGATATCGGAGAAATCTTTATGGAGGGAAAACCGGTTCGGTTTTCCTCTCCTAAAGATGCTTTAAAAAAGAGCATTGTCCTGGTGCCTCAGGAATTGAATCTGGTGCCGGAACTGAGCATAGCGGAAAATATCTTTTTGGGCAATGAAATATTAAAAATTAGGTTAATTGACTGGAAAAGTACATGTAAAGAAGCGGAGAAGCTTCTGGAATTGTTGGGTGTGCATGTGGATGTGACCCAACCTGTTAAAAAGCTGTCGGCGGCTTATCAGCAGCTGGTCTCTATTGCCAGGGCATTGGCTTATTCCCCAAAATTGTTGATTTTGGATGAGCCGACGGCGGTATTGACTAAGAATGAAAAAGAGAATTTGTTCAAATCCATGAGAAAACTAAAAGAAAATGGGACAACCATGGTGTTTATCAGCCATCATCTCGATGAAGTAATGGAGCTTACCGACCGTGTCACCATCATGCGTGACGGTCATGTAGTCAAGGTTGTAAACACAAATGAAATTACAAAAGATGAAATGATTAATTTGATGGCAGGCAAAAAAGTTGAAAAAACAAAACGGATAAAGCGTAAGGTTTCCGATGAAATCTTTTTCGAAGTCAGAAATCTTACAAGAAAAGGTGAATTTGAAGATATCAGCTTTCATGTAAAGAAAGGCGAAATTTTGTGTGTGGCAGGCCTGGTTGGAGCAGGAAGAACCGAGATATTTAAATGTGCCTTTGGAATTACGGAAAAGGAACCCGGCGGAAAGATTTTTATCGAAGGCAGGGAAGTAAACATAAAATCTCCTATTGACGCAATCAAATATGGTATTGGGTATGTTTCCGAAGAAAGAAGACATGACGGCATTACACCCAATATGTCGGTTATGGAAAATATGATGTTGCCGTCGTATGGAGAGTTAAAGAAATATGGTCTGATTGATTATGAAAAGGCAGTTTCCATTACAAATGACTACATTCAATCTTTTAGAATCAAGACACCTTCCAGGGACACTCTGATTAAGAATTTATCCGGTGGAAATCAGCAGAAAGTTATCGTAGCAAGATGGATGGCCAAGGGAATTAAAATGTTGATTTTGGATGAACCTACCAGGGGAATTGATGTTAATGCTAAAGGTGAAATCCATCAGCTTATAAGGGAACTGGCTGATAAAGGAGTGGCTGTTGTTGTAATCTCCTCGGAGATAGAAGAAGTATTGGCATTGGCAGACAGAATCATGGTTATCCAACGGGGTAAAATTGGTGGATATATTAACGATGTCGATATGACAACACAGGAAGATGTGCTGAAGGTGGCATTTCAATGATGGGAGGTTACAGGAATTATGAACAAAGTTAAAAAGTTTTTAAAATCAACAGCGGGTATGGTTTTGATAGTAACTATTCTGATTGGTGTTATTGTTCATCTCGCAACCGGTAATTTTTTTACTTCATATAATATCAGTACCCTGACCAGGGCAGCGGCTTTTGTTATCCTTGTTGGATTCGGACAGACCATTGTGCTGCTGACAGGCGGTATTGATTTGTCAGTGGCATCTATTGCGTCAATATGTGGAATGTTTAGTGCAATCTTTATGGTAAGGCTGGGACTGAATCCGTACCTCTCCATTATACTGGCTTGCCTTTTGGGATTGGTTTTTGGTGCGATAAACGGTTTCTTTATTTCTTATTT comes from Acetivibrio thermocellus ATCC 27405 and encodes:
- a CDS encoding sugar ABC transporter ATP-binding protein; translation: MYEYVVEMKGISKSFPGTKALDDVALQLKKGEIHALVGENGAGKSTLMNILTGQISMDIGEIFMEGKPVRFSSPKDALKKSIVLVPQELNLVPELSIAENIFLGNEILKIRLIDWKSTCKEAEKLLELLGVHVDVTQPVKKLSAAYQQLVSIARALAYSPKLLILDEPTAVLTKNEKENLFKSMRKLKENGTTMVFISHHLDEVMELTDRVTIMRDGHVVKVVNTNEITKDEMINLMAGKKVEKTKRIKRKVSDEIFFEVRNLTRKGEFEDISFHVKKGEILCVAGLVGAGRTEIFKCAFGITEKEPGGKIFIEGREVNIKSPIDAIKYGIGYVSEERRHDGITPNMSVMENMMLPSYGELKKYGLIDYEKAVSITNDYIQSFRIKTPSRDTLIKNLSGGNQQKVIVARWMAKGIKMLILDEPTRGIDVNAKGEIHQLIRELADKGVAVVVISSEIEEVLALADRIMVIQRGKIGGYINDVDMTTQEDVLKVAFQ
- a CDS encoding substrate-binding domain-containing protein, encoding MLKLKKVIALLVTTMLVLSVLVGCGNNTTNNNSGTSGPSTNSGTSGSGTNSGTTSNNVTGKTDLADTNFDTSYTPKRTSYKIYCTYKNIHAWYDAIKCGIDAAVKELAEKGVTVDYEWYGPAQPDAVDQVNSIETAIGQGWDLIAVDVNQPELTGEAINNAVAKGIPVAVFGTSDVPNCDRAFFVGNTDPYGDGCALAKAVCEKMGGKGQIAILAGTIGALAHEERLRGFKDTIAKYPDIEIVDEQRDNDEVEKAISITESWLQAYPNLGGILCNNMSNPVGACQAVADAGKSGKIVIGGMDHDLRALNALKDGTLYVAQVQNCYDMGYKLIYNAIKTIDGEKVEESTAVGSTSVYAQDADKFINMLYGEAN